Proteins from one Ranitomeya variabilis isolate aRanVar5 chromosome 1, aRanVar5.hap1, whole genome shotgun sequence genomic window:
- the LOC143793879 gene encoding hydroxycarboxylic acid receptor 2-like translates to MNSSCCIFEEPIMDVVLPPLLLVEFICGIIGNCIGLWMIYKEMKSWKPNSVYMLSLTLADFVVLLCVLLRADYYIRQRNWIYGDIPCRLMLYIIAVARAAAMIFLSLIALTRYYRILFPFHKVNNITIKQAAYICSTLWVCIFILHSYILPNPHFFYLNNAIQCESFTVCPHASIAWQDVFYVSLSFLSLLTISYCTVRIAFHLKYNAIDTNGKVGRAMRFLTFIATVFNVCYLPGASVRVGIWVLKTMNYEDCMHFRLSNLAFFLTICLTYFYSAINPVLYYFSSPSSHKLFPCLCKDSTYKESEAQ, encoded by the coding sequence ATGAATAGCAGCTGCTGCATTTTTGAGGAACCCATCATGGATGTTGTTCTACCTCCCTTGCTTCTTGTGGAGTTCATCTGTGGCATAATTGGTAATTGTATTGGCCTGTGGATGATTTACAAGGAGATGAAGTCCTGGAAACCAAACTCGGTGTACATGCTGAGCTTAACTTTGGCAGACTTTGTGGTTCTCCTGTGTGTGCTGTTACGTGCAGATTATTACATCCGTCAAAGAAACTGGATCTATGGAGATATCCCTTGCAGACTAATGCTCTACATCATCGCCGTTGCCAGAGCCGCCGCCATGATTTTCCTATCACTCATTGCTCTCACTCGTTATTATCGAATCCTTTTCCCATTTCACAAAGTGAATAACATCACTATAAAGCAGGCGGCCTATATCTGCAGTACTCTGTGGGTATGTATTTTCATACTGCACTCATACATATTACCTAATCCACACTTTTTCTACCTTAATAATGCAATACAGTGTGAAAGCTTCACGGTGTGCCCACACGCCTCCATTGCCTGGCAGGATGTGTTCTACGTCTCATTGTCATTCCTGTCCCTGCTGACTATCTCATACTGCACAGTCCGCATTGCTTTCCACCTAAAGTACAATGCTATTGATACCAATGGAAAGGTAGGCAGAGCAATGAGATTCCTTACATTCATCGCAACTGTCTTCAATGTGTGTTACCTGCCCGGCGCTTCCGTCAGAGTTGGCATCTGGGTATTGAAGACCATGAACTATGAAGATTGTATGCACTTTAGATTGTCCAACCTTGCCTTCTTCCTCACTATTTGCCTTACGTACTTCTACAGTGCAATCAATCCCGTATTATATTATTTTTCAAGCCCATCTTCACATAAGTTATTTCCATGTCTGTGTAAAGACTCTACATATAAGGAGAGTGAAGCCCAGTAA